The Nostoc sp. 'Peltigera membranacea cyanobiont' N6 genome contains the following window.
CAAGTTTTAGTATTCAACGAGATAAATTTTAGAGAAGGAATCAGTAATGAAAGAATACAAAACCAAACATGGCGGCTACAAAATAGAGACTACCGAATTATCAGATGGTGCTGTGGATGTTCACGTTGGTCAGCAGGGCTTTTTGAAAACAACCTGGGCATCTCCTTCAACTAAAACCTTTGACAATCATACACAAGCTGTTAGCCATGCAAAGAAGGCTAATGTTTGGGCTGGGTACTGGGGGATCTATTGGTCAGGTTTTGGTAGAGAAAAGGCAGCAGCGAGTAGTACAAACACAGTCAAAACAACAATAATTGAAATCGTATGGAAACTTCAAAAGTTGTCACTATCCCAAATCACTGGACATCACCAAAATACTCGTTAGGGCAAAGAACCAAGCAGGGGATCATTGTAGGGGTTCAGTATTATCCACCCAATAATTTATTGACTGGCTTGTGTACCGAATCTTGGCGTTATGCTGTGGTAAATAATAACGATTTTTCAGAAGTGTCTCATCTAGAAGAGCAAAAAATTTCCCCGCTTACATCAAGCGAATTACGCGCTGAACTTCAAACTGAAATTGAAGCATATCAAATCGAAATTGTAATTCTCAAGCAACAGTTGGAGACAATATCCAATGCTTAAGTCGATGCCCACATACTGAGAAGTGCCTCTAATAATAGATGACTTGAGCAGTGTAGAGCTAACTTTTCACCAGAAATGGAAAAGTCCGAGTTAGAAGAATAATCCTCAACTTTTTACAAAAGACGGCGATTTATCCCATACATTGAAGGAATGGGATAAATCGCCATTTACCGTCTTAGTCAATAGTCAATAGTATCGAGTGTACGAAAATCGTGAGAAATTTGCGTAATGACTAATAACTTATGCCACTGCTTCAAATCGTGGTATAAGTTACCAAGCTACTGGTTCACCAAGATAGATGGAAAAACCCACCACTGGGGCCATCATTTGGCAATATCGCTAATTCAACACCAGTTTTCGCACCTGATGCGATGTCCATCATTGCACCTTCACCACCTAATTCCGTTTTTACCCAACCCGGATGAGCGCTATTAATCTTCACCGGAGTATTGCGTAACTCATGAGCTAAATGAATCGTGAATGAGTTCACTGCTGCCTTAGAAGCATTGTAAGCAAATGGTTTGGAATCATAGATGAATGAATTGGGGTCAGCATGAAGTGCTAACGAGGCTTCAATACTCGACATATTTACAATTCGACCGCTAGGGCTATTCAATATTAACGGCAATGCTCGTTGAGTTAATTCCACTAAACCAAAAAAGTTTGTGTTAAATGTCTGTCGAATAATATCTACAGAAATAGAACTAGCATTACTAGTTAACCAGTCACCATCTAAAAACACACCCGCGTTATTGATCAAGACATCAAGTCTACCAAAAGAGTCACTAATTTGTTGAACGGCAGATTCAATTTGATTACTATCAGTGACATCCAGGGCAATTGGGTGAGCTATTATTCCTTCGTTCTCCAAGTTACTCACTGCTGTTTTAGCTGCATCTAAGTTACGAGCTGCTATCAGAATTGTCAATCCATGTTGTCCGAGTTGACGACTCATTTCCAGCCCCAGACCTTTATTTGCACCAGTAATCAAAGCTACTTTGTTCTTTAGTTCGTCCTGCGCCATGATTAAGCACTCCTGTGTGGTGATGAATTTAGATCACATTTCAGAACAAGATGTTTAAGCTGAGTTTAAATACTGGGTTAATCCTCTCACAAAGTTTAAACGTTGAGAACCTACTAGCTCCAGAAGAACAATGACTCTCGATCCCATTTCAGAAAAAAGCCCCAAAAACAGGGCTTTTTTTCATCCCTATTTTTTTTCGTCAACCCTGCCACTTCCTTTATGACACCCATCCTGTATGGCTTTGAGTGCTTTTTAGTGACACCAAATTCATAATTTAACTATGCCGCTTTTTGTGACATTCTTTTAAGTACAAGGTTCGCAAAGTCACTTTGTCACTTTGTCACTTTGTAGCCTGTTTTTTCATAGAGATAGTCTGGTAATTCTCGCCCTAAAAGTGGAAATTCCGGGTTTTCTAAATCAATGCCAAATTTGGAAAGTCGTTCTTTCTCTTTCATCAATAATAATGAAACGTCAGACAAAGAATACTTTTTGAAAGGGTTTTGACGTTTGAGATAAAATCTAGCGTGGCAAAACTTACTAGAGAAGAGCGGAAATCCTGTAATCTTGACCTTGTAGCGAAATAATGGTGCAAAAACTTGGCAAGAAAAAGTTTAAAACCAGAGGCAACATCGTTTGAAGTACTCGATTGTGTTCAAAAAAAATGCCCCTCGTGCGGTCAAGCAATGTGGAATGAATACAATAATCCTCGACATATAAGAACATTAAATGGGGTAGTAGAACTACAGCTAAAAATTCGTCGATGTCAAAATAAGTCATGTCTGCGGTATAAAAAGAGCTTGTCATGTAACAACCTTGCCTCTTTTGAGCTAGAAATGCTTTCTCAGTAAGCTTTCTAGATAATAAATTGTAAAAGTTGTTTCTTGACAGGCTCTAAGCTTCATTCCTTTACCGCATCTGATTTAGCACAAGTTGATATTCATACTTGGCTCGAATTACGCTCTCAATTGCAAAAACACCACGCATTGCCAGAATTGAACAGTATCGATTTCGCAAAGACCCCAAGGGTTACTTGGCTAATTTAGAGAGTCGTCTTCTCTAGTAAGTTTTACCACACTAGTATATAGACAGGCGATTATCCCCAAGCAATAGCTAGACTTCTGGAGCTTTGATATAAAGGGTGATAAAGTTTGTTTTGCTGTGATATGAGTAATGCTCATTAATCTTCGAGATGGCATTAAACGGAATTTGGGAACCCTGTTAATAGTTGCGTCTCGTAGAGAGGAGAGGAAAGCTCATTTTCTAGGCGGTTAGAAAAAAGAAGAATGGAAGAATAGGGGTTACAGCGTTTGTCTCCGACTGCAATCGCCATCGGAAAGAGCGGTTACGCCATCGCTTGCGTTGCGAATCAATCTTGGATATTGGTTCACCACTTGCCACCAAACAAAAACCTGATTTCTCCCAAACCTGGGCGATCGCTCTTTGGGTGGCTTCAACAAGGAGTATTGTAGTTTGTAAATCTAGTTTATAATTGTCCGATATTGCACTTATGCATCTCAGTATTATCTCGTAATCTTTTTCAAAAATCAAATAGGAGTCCTATAGCAAGTTGAATATGAAAAATAAAACGGTAAAAGCTGATTTTTTCAAATATTTAAAACCAAAGTTGAAGTTTTACAGTTTAATCTGCTTACTCAGTGTCCTATTGTTATCTGAGTCAGTCGGTGCAAAAGCCACACTCAAACAAACGCAAATTGCACAGCAGCCAGCCACAAGGGAGCAAGATGTTACCCGCGCCACAGGACAAAAAGTCTTTGATGAAGGGATAGCACTTTACAAACAAGGTACAGCAGAATCACTTAGACAGGCGATAGAGAAATGGCTTCAAGCGCTGGTATTGTGGCAAAAGGCAGGGGATAAATCACAGGAGGCAAAAACCCTCAACAATATTGGCTTAGTCTACGACACATTAGGAGATAAGCAGCAGGCACTCAAATATTACAATCAATCTCTGCCTTTGAGAAAAGAAATCGGCGACAACGCTGGCTTTGCTACTACACTCAATAATATTGGCTTAGTCTACGATTCATTGGGAGACAAACCGCAGGCACTCAAATACTACAATCAATCTCTGCCTTTGAGTCAACTTGTTGGTAACAAAGATATTGAAGCTACTACCCTCAACAATATTGGCTTAGTCTACGACACATTGGGAGACAAACCGCAGGCACTCAAATACTACAATCAATCTCTGCCTTTGAGTCAACTTGTCAGCGATCAAGCACAGGAGGCAAAAACCCTCAACAATATTGGCGGTGTCTACTACTCATTAGGAGATAAGCAGCAGGCACTCAAATACTACAATCAATCTCTGCCTTTGAGTCAACTTGTTGGTAACAAAGATATTGAAGCTACTACCCTCAACAATATTGGCTTAGTCTACAATTCATTAGGAGATAAGCAGCAGGCACTCAAATACTACAATCAATCTCTGCCTTTGAGTCAACTTGTCGGTGACAAAGTTGGCGTTGCTATTAACCTCAACAATATTGGACGTGTCTACGATTCATTAGGAGACAAGCAGCAGGCACTCAAATATTACAATCAATCTCTGCCTTTGAGTCAACTTGTCGGTGATAAAGCACAGGAGGCAAAAACCCTCAACAATATTGGCTTAGTTTACGATGATTTAGGAGACAAACCGCAGGCACTCAAATACTACAATCAATCTCTGCCTTTGAGTCAACTTGTCGGCGATCAAACACAGCTTGCTACTACCCTCAACAATATTGGCGGTGTCTACTACTCACTAGGAGATAAGCAGCAGGCACTCAAATACTACAATCAATCTCTGCCTTTGAGTCAACTTATCGGTGACAAAGCACTTGAAGCTATTACCCTTTACAACCTCGGCTACTCAGAACGAAGCCGAGGTAACTTGCAAGCATCTCGTACCTATGTAGAAGCAGCTATCAAAATTATTGAAGAATTACGCACAAAAATTGACAGCAAAGAACTCCGCACTTCCTATTTTGCCACCCAGCAGGATGTTTATAAATTCTACATCGACTTGCTGATGGAACTACACAAAAAAGACCCGTCCCTTGGATACGATGCATTAGCCCTGCACTATAGCGAACGCTCCCGCGCTAGAAGTCTCATAGAGTTGTTAAACGAAGCTAATGCCAAAATCTTTAAAGGGGCAAATCCAGAACTCATACAACAAGAACGCAGTTTACGACAGCAAATTGATGCTCAAGATACGCTGCGGCGAAATTTAGAAACCTCATCTAATAACACCGACTCGAACACCAAAGCAGTTATTCAAAAACTAGCTACAGAAATCACAAATCTCCTGAGCCAATACCAACAACTCCAAGCCAAAATTCGTACTACTAGCCCAGTATACGCGAAATTGACAAATCCAGACCCCGAAAAGGACATTCTTAAATTACCGCAAATTCAACAACAACTCGATAAAGATACCCTGCTATTGCAGTATTCCTTGGGAGAAGAACGCAGCTATTTGTGGGCTGTAACAACTAGCTCAATGCAAGCTTACACACTCCCCGGACGAGAAGAGATAGAAAAAATTGCCACAAGGTTACATCAAAGTTTGCAGCACCCAACAGCCAGTGATTTATCCATTGCCAGCGCCAAAAAACTTAGTCAAATCATCCTCGCACCTGTTGCCGATCGATTACTCCAAAAGCGGTTGGTAATTGTGGCTGATGGTGCGCTGCAAACCATTCCCTTTGCGGCTTTAGCTGACATCATCCCCCAAGCAAAAAGCGGCGCTGGTGGACAGGTGAAATACCAACCACTGATGCTAAACCATGAAATTGTCAATTTACCCTCAGTCTCAACTATCGCCTTTCAACGCCAACAACTCGCTCATCGCCAAAAAGCACCGAAAGCTTTGGCTATTCTCGCCGATCCAGTATATAGTGCTACCGACCCACGAGTGGCAAATAAACCCGTAAAAAACCAACTTCCTTCGGAATTAGAACTGGAACGTTCTGCCCTGGAACGTTCCGCCAGAAGCCTCAAACCCGATGGTTGGGGTAGACTAGAAAACACAGCAACAGAAGCTCAAGAAATCTTAAAACTGATACCTTCAACAAACAGCGTGGAAGTCTTTGATTTTGATGCTAACTACAATTGGGCAACCAGCAGCGCCTTAAATCAATTCCGTATTCTGCATTTTGCCACCCACGGTTTTGTCAATCAAGACCAACCAGAGTTATCTGGGATTGTACTGTCATTATTTGATAAAAAAGGCAACCCCATCAGCGGCTACTTGCGCTTGGCTGATTTGTTTAACCAAGATTATCCAGCCGAGTTAATTGTTTTGAGTGCCTGTGAAACTGGACTTGGTAAAAATGTCAACGGTGAGGGTTTAGTCGGCTTGACACGCGGGTTTATGTATGCAGGTGCAGCGCGGGTTGTGGTGTCGCTGTGGCAGGTTAGTGACGAAGGCACATCAGTATTAATGCAGGAATTTTATAAACAGATGTTACAGCAAGGAAAAACCCCGGCGGAGTCTTTGCGTGCCGCCCAAAGGAAGTTATGGCAAGACGGGCGTAGTCCTTATGAATGGGCAGCTTTTACGGTGCAGGGAGAATGGTGGAACAATTGAGAAGGCAGCTATGCTGCTATGCTGAGGGCAGAAGGTAATCCCCATAAATAAATTTAGGGGATTCAACAATTGACGCAGTAAATATGCGCTACGCATCTCGAAATACATATTTTCTTCTTTTTTCATAAATGAATTTAGGGGCTTTAAACCCTGTGGCAGAGGGCAAAGTATATATTTTATTCCTTCTGCCAACTGAGCCTCCTGCCCTCTGCCTTTCTTCGGTAAAAAGTCCAATGGGCACCCATGTTACGTTCTCGTGAAGCAGTGCGAAGTGCTTTGGTCAGGGTTTTGGGGAGTTTGAAATTGAATACGAAATACTTGATAAAAACGGTAATTTTTTGTATTTAACCTTGTCAGAAGCGATCGCTCGCTATAAAGCATTGCTCTCTCAAAGAGAGACTCCGCCAACGCCCATCGCTCCTTGTGCCATTCTATGAGACAATCATCAATATCATTTTTGATATCAAATGGCGAGTATTTATTAATTTTATTTACAGGTTTTACAGCAAGGACTTTGAGTATCTTTCGCAATAAATTGTCTGTAACTCCTACAGGCAAAGGATTATAGTCCAAAATATTAGCCTTCTACCACAGAGTATTTATAATTCTCTTTGGTAGGCGAAAAGCAATTATTGACCCTCGGACTGCAAGTATCTTCAGGCAAAATCCTACTTTCGTTTCAAAAATGCTCAAAATTATATACAGCAAGGCTTTTCAGACCATCTTGCTGCTTTTTACTTGTATCTCGGCTCAATACCGTAACCGCCTGCCGGAGGCGAGCGCAGAGATAATTGAAGCACCCAAGATTATCACCAGTCGCCCTGACATTGGCTATTGGATTGATAGCAGTCGTGTTGGTGTAAAGCCTTGTGCCAATGAGTTAAAAGGATAGCGATCGCCTACAGCAGGCAGTTAAGCTATCGTGCTTGGCTTAACGAAAGTATTATTCTCCCGAACTTAACGAACTTTGGGGGTTTAAGTCCCCAGCAATATAGGCAGCACGTTTTGTGTCGGGGTCTAAATCCCCGTTACAAAACGTATGAGGATACATCCTTTTGTGATGGCATTTTTAGGATTCTGGTTTTTATCCTGGTATGGTGCAGTCATTCCGATAACATTGACAGGTGCTATGCCTAATTATATGGCTGCGCTATTTGTAGGTATGCCGATGTTGATGCTAATGATTTTTTGGGTAGCTTTTTGGTCAGAAGCAAATCGCAGCCGCAGTGAATTAACTCAAATTATTCAAGGACAAGCATAAGTAACCTGTTTGGGAATTAAATTATAATATTTTGTTCATTTAAATAGTTTTTATAGTGTTATTAGTATTACCTGATTTTTACGTTTTATTTATAATCTCATTATTGAAAATAGATAAATTTCATACTTTTATAAATAAAATGCTATTAAAGATGTAATCACCCGCTTAATTAAGAGAAAAAACCTACCAAATTACAAGATAAATACTAATTCCGAAAAATTTTTCTGATTTTTAGAAAATTCTAGAGGTAAATATGATTAAACGCATAAAAGGATTGTTTTTGACTGCAATTTTGACTGTTTTCTTTATTGGAGTAACTGCTACTTATGCAAAAGCGGAGACTTACCTTGCTGGAGAATTTACAATTACTTTGGATGATGGAGAAAATGGCAAAACCTATAGAGGTTGTGATGCTCAGGGGAAATGTATAAATTTAGAAAATGGAACATCTTGGCGTGATAATGGTTATCGGGGTATTACTTGGGAAAATGGCGATTATACTTATTCAGTTTCCTGGCGTGAAAATGCCAATGAAGGAATGTATTTGAATATTTACAACAAAGATAAGCAGATATTACGCCGTCAACTAGTAGAGACAACTGAAAATGTAGGAACTCTCAAGGGTGTAACTTATTGTGATGTAGTGAATATTACATCTGGGCAACTGGCACTTCGTGATAGCCCGAATGGACAATCTAGGGCAGGTCTTGATAATGGCAATAATGTTTTGTTGAAGAAACAAGAGGGTATCTGGGCTTATGTAAGTGTCGTTCAAGGGCCCAATACTAGAGTTAATGGTTTGTCAGGATGGGTTAATTCAAATTATCTACATTGCACCAAAGAA
Protein-coding sequences here:
- a CDS encoding SDR family oxidoreductase yields the protein MAQDELKNKVALITGANKGLGLEMSRQLGQHGLTILIAARNLDAAKTAVSNLENEGIIAHPIALDVTDSNQIESAVQQISDSFGRLDVLINNAGVFLDGDWLTSNASSISVDIIRQTFNTNFFGLVELTQRALPLILNSPSGRIVNMSSIEASLALHADPNSFIYDSKPFAYNASKAAVNSFTIHLAHELRNTPVKINSAHPGWVKTELGGEGAMMDIASGAKTGVELAILPNDGPSGGFFHLSW
- a CDS encoding CHAT domain-containing tetratricopeptide repeat protein, which gives rise to MKNKTVKADFFKYLKPKLKFYSLICLLSVLLLSESVGAKATLKQTQIAQQPATREQDVTRATGQKVFDEGIALYKQGTAESLRQAIEKWLQALVLWQKAGDKSQEAKTLNNIGLVYDTLGDKQQALKYYNQSLPLRKEIGDNAGFATTLNNIGLVYDSLGDKPQALKYYNQSLPLSQLVGNKDIEATTLNNIGLVYDTLGDKPQALKYYNQSLPLSQLVSDQAQEAKTLNNIGGVYYSLGDKQQALKYYNQSLPLSQLVGNKDIEATTLNNIGLVYNSLGDKQQALKYYNQSLPLSQLVGDKVGVAINLNNIGRVYDSLGDKQQALKYYNQSLPLSQLVGDKAQEAKTLNNIGLVYDDLGDKPQALKYYNQSLPLSQLVGDQTQLATTLNNIGGVYYSLGDKQQALKYYNQSLPLSQLIGDKALEAITLYNLGYSERSRGNLQASRTYVEAAIKIIEELRTKIDSKELRTSYFATQQDVYKFYIDLLMELHKKDPSLGYDALALHYSERSRARSLIELLNEANAKIFKGANPELIQQERSLRQQIDAQDTLRRNLETSSNNTDSNTKAVIQKLATEITNLLSQYQQLQAKIRTTSPVYAKLTNPDPEKDILKLPQIQQQLDKDTLLLQYSLGEERSYLWAVTTSSMQAYTLPGREEIEKIATRLHQSLQHPTASDLSIASAKKLSQIILAPVADRLLQKRLVIVADGALQTIPFAALADIIPQAKSGAGGQVKYQPLMLNHEIVNLPSVSTIAFQRQQLAHRQKAPKALAILADPVYSATDPRVANKPVKNQLPSELELERSALERSARSLKPDGWGRLENTATEAQEILKLIPSTNSVEVFDFDANYNWATSSALNQFRILHFATHGFVNQDQPELSGIVLSLFDKKGNPISGYLRLADLFNQDYPAELIVLSACETGLGKNVNGEGLVGLTRGFMYAGAARVVVSLWQVSDEGTSVLMQEFYKQMLQQGKTPAESLRAAQRKLWQDGRSPYEWAAFTVQGEWWNN